The following proteins are encoded in a genomic region of Streptomyces collinus Tu 365:
- a CDS encoding bifunctional 3'-5' exonuclease/DNA polymerase, whose product MSDRWALAPAEDGGVDVAPLGPDGLPAGPVRRESDPAGAVRSRPEVTRWVWRSTAEVYPLLLATGVRVERCYDIEDAETLLLGHEGRHGEPRSAAAALARLRGGPVPPDPPQRPAEPGAQSPLFEPAGTRLPLTDLLAVYADQQRRHEKTAHPGRMRLLTAAESAGMLVAAEMNRSGLPWSAEVHRGLLHGLLGERYAGGGEPRRLAELADEVSAAFGRRVRPDLPADVIRAFAQAGIKVRSTRRREIASVDHPAVPPLLEYKKLYRIWVAHGWSWLQDWVRDGRFRPEFLAGGTVTGRWVTNGGGALQIPKVIRRAVVADPGWRLVVADADQMEPRVLAAISRDPGLMEVAGRADDLYQSVSDRAFSGDRDQAKLAVLGAVYGQTSGDGLKNLAALRRRFPRAVAYVDDAARAGEEGRLVRTWLGRTCPPAARTGEDPAEEAGIPVGDEDPDGSTWLPGYASTDSRARGRFARNFVVQGSAADWALLLLAALRRACAGLRAELVFFQHDEVIVHCPAEEADTVVRAIDEASGLAARLTFGETPVRFPFTTAVVECYADAK is encoded by the coding sequence ATGAGCGACCGGTGGGCTCTCGCGCCGGCCGAGGACGGTGGCGTGGACGTCGCCCCCCTCGGCCCGGACGGGCTGCCCGCCGGTCCGGTGCGGCGGGAGAGCGATCCCGCCGGGGCGGTGCGGAGCCGTCCGGAGGTGACGCGCTGGGTCTGGCGGTCGACCGCCGAGGTCTACCCGCTGCTGCTCGCCACGGGGGTGCGAGTGGAGCGGTGCTACGACATCGAGGACGCCGAGACCCTGCTGCTGGGCCACGAGGGCAGACACGGCGAGCCGCGCTCGGCCGCCGCCGCCCTGGCCCGCCTCCGCGGCGGACCCGTACCGCCCGACCCGCCGCAGCGCCCGGCCGAGCCCGGCGCCCAGTCCCCGCTCTTCGAACCGGCCGGCACCCGGCTGCCGCTGACGGACCTGCTCGCGGTCTACGCCGACCAGCAGCGGCGGCACGAGAAGACCGCCCACCCCGGCCGGATGCGGCTGCTGACCGCGGCGGAGTCGGCCGGGATGCTGGTGGCCGCCGAGATGAACCGCTCCGGCCTGCCCTGGAGCGCCGAGGTCCACCGCGGCCTGCTGCACGGACTGCTCGGCGAGCGGTACGCGGGCGGCGGCGAGCCGCGCCGCCTGGCCGAGCTGGCCGACGAGGTGTCCGCCGCCTTCGGCCGCCGAGTCCGGCCCGACCTGCCCGCCGACGTCATAAGGGCCTTCGCCCAGGCCGGGATCAAGGTGCGGTCCACCCGCCGCCGCGAGATCGCCTCGGTCGACCACCCCGCCGTCCCGCCCCTGCTGGAGTACAAGAAGCTGTACCGCATCTGGGTGGCGCACGGCTGGTCCTGGCTCCAGGACTGGGTCCGCGACGGCCGCTTCCGGCCCGAGTTCCTCGCCGGCGGCACGGTCACCGGGCGCTGGGTGACCAACGGCGGGGGCGCGCTGCAGATCCCCAAGGTGATCCGGCGGGCGGTGGTCGCCGACCCCGGCTGGCGCCTCGTCGTGGCCGACGCCGACCAGATGGAGCCGCGCGTCCTCGCGGCCATCTCCCGCGACCCCGGTCTGATGGAGGTGGCCGGCCGCGCCGACGACCTCTACCAGTCCGTCTCCGACCGCGCCTTCTCCGGCGACCGCGACCAGGCCAAACTCGCCGTCCTCGGCGCCGTCTACGGCCAGACCTCGGGCGACGGCCTGAAGAACCTGGCGGCGCTGCGCCGCCGCTTCCCCCGGGCGGTGGCCTACGTCGACGACGCCGCGCGGGCCGGGGAGGAGGGCCGGCTCGTGCGCACTTGGCTGGGCCGCACCTGTCCGCCCGCCGCCAGGACCGGCGAGGACCCGGCGGAGGAGGCGGGCATCCCGGTCGGCGACGAGGACCCCGACGGATCCACCTGGCTCCCCGGGTACGCCTCCACCGACTCGCGCGCCCGGGGCCGCTTCGCACGGAACTTCGTGGTCCAGGGCAGCGCCGCCGACTGGGCCCTGCTGCTGCTCGCCGCACTCCGCCGGGCCTGCGCCGGCCTCCGTGCCGAACTGGTGTTCTTCCAGCACGACGAGGTGATCGTGCACTGCCCCGCCGAGGAGGCCGACACCGTCGTGCGCGCCATCGACGAAGCCTCCGGCCTCGCCGCGCGGCTGACCTTCGGCGAGACCCCGGTGCGCTTCCCGTTCACCACGGCGGTGGTGGAGTGCTACGCCGACGCCAAGTGA
- a CDS encoding BTAD domain-containing putative transcriptional regulator produces the protein MRRYELRFGLLGPPVLYDRQPYGISYDAPDGTADADDAPDNSVRAIGSPKVRALLVALLLEAGRVVSVESLKDALWSGAPPVSAQASLHNHVTRLRRLLDDPERLRAVAPGYLLRVDDGELDVHVFEARVAEARAAHARSDWAGVVRPCTAALSLWRGAPLSGLPADFGGYAFVQRLEEARRLLLEWRYDAELALGGARVAGLVPELAALVAEHPLREAYHRQLMLALHRTGRQAEALAVHRDLRARLVDELGIEPGPAVRQAHVEVLRGSSDTPAVPAARTGGAVPLRRVSTGAAAGAAAGVAVEASVGGASAGGAVGSGPVGSGASAGGPVAGGPVATATIPVPRSSTAPGEGRRPGEPTIHDASAPASAPVPVCAPASAPAPVSAPASVSAPALVSATASMPATASMPVLTPVSALPVAGGEAARTAEGPVPTTSGTAGPRTPAPAQLPPPPAHFTGRAAEHRELHQSLAERRSRLAVISGMAGVGKSALALHVAHGLRERFPDGQLYVNLHGAAPGTGPLTSAQALAALLRDLGAEPRTIPEHPDAASALLRSLLAPARVLLVLDDAASAAQVRPLLPAGPGCAVIVTSRSPLTALDGARRLPLGPLTGEDSAALLRAVSGRAGLDAGHALVELTGRLPLALRVVAARLAARRALTPDALAGQLAATGGRLHHLEYDDLSVRRSLAVAHDALAAADREADRDAALVLRRIGALDLPSYSAPLVARLTGTDARRAEAALDRLVDVALLEETAFGRYAPHDLVRDFARELADADARPGTAAAGGDAGRAPGSGPDRRTTPGSDRRMSPDRRTGVDRRRGTDRRGGDDRRTDTGSPTGQDRRTGIPAPAGEEHRTETSAPAGEERLTDASAPAGQKRRADASAPAGQDRRTGIPAPAGEERRTGASAPAGQERRAGTSAPAGEERRTDASAPAGQERRTGASAPAGQDRRTGIPAPAGEERRTDTSAPAGEERRTGASAPAGQERRAGTSAPAGQDRRPGIPAPAGEERRAGTSAPAGQERRTGIPAPAGQERRAGTSAPAGQERRTDTSAPAGEERRAGTSAVAGQDRRSGTYTPSLTSAAAATLTAGATTAPVPAADTDLAALRWYAAAAECVLTAIVEPGLDQEDRRRPTSAQPPGHAADVVALGSFESAEEAFAWGDGELENIVALVERNADGADEPRAAHLSLLVRLFYPYVQRSGRVAEMEVLGRAGLGAARRLGDAAAEAYALGDLSGLHFLTGRQNDALALTDQALAIWRRLGAVSRIRRCLNNRGLLLEGLGRFEESGEALRQSLGYSRQLNDPYGEAVTRSHLGNLYEHTDPRAAIEQHRRSLAIGDALGAVIVQHSAHCNIGYAHLTLDEPAAAAGHFEESLRILGGHGDWHGESQTRLGLVRALRRLGDGERAARECAELLSRADARADRYMGGLARHQHGLLLREEGRRPEARDVWRAALAALDGTDEQTVMEELRELLAEGPGR, from the coding sequence ATGCGGCGGTACGAGCTGCGTTTCGGACTGCTGGGACCGCCCGTGCTGTACGACCGACAGCCGTACGGGATTTCGTACGACGCCCCGGACGGTACGGCCGACGCGGACGACGCCCCTGACAACAGCGTGCGGGCCATCGGCAGCCCCAAGGTCCGCGCCCTGCTCGTCGCGCTGCTGCTGGAGGCGGGCCGGGTGGTGTCCGTCGAGTCACTGAAGGACGCCCTGTGGAGCGGGGCGCCGCCCGTCTCCGCGCAGGCGTCGCTGCACAACCACGTCACCCGGCTGCGCCGGCTCCTGGACGACCCCGAACGGCTCAGGGCCGTCGCCCCCGGCTATCTGCTGCGGGTCGACGACGGTGAACTGGACGTTCACGTATTCGAAGCCCGGGTGGCCGAGGCGCGCGCAGCGCACGCCCGGAGTGACTGGGCGGGAGTCGTGCGCCCCTGCACGGCCGCGCTGTCGCTCTGGCGCGGCGCACCGCTCAGCGGGCTCCCCGCCGACTTCGGCGGCTACGCCTTCGTCCAACGCCTGGAGGAGGCGCGGCGGCTCCTGCTGGAGTGGCGCTACGACGCCGAACTCGCCCTCGGTGGCGCCAGGGTCGCCGGGCTCGTTCCGGAGCTGGCGGCCCTGGTGGCCGAGCATCCGCTGCGCGAGGCGTACCACCGCCAGCTGATGCTCGCCCTGCACCGCACCGGCCGTCAGGCCGAGGCCCTGGCCGTCCACCGGGATCTGCGCGCCCGCCTGGTCGACGAGCTCGGCATCGAGCCCGGACCCGCGGTCCGCCAGGCCCATGTGGAGGTGCTGCGCGGCTCCTCGGACACGCCCGCGGTCCCGGCGGCGCGCACCGGGGGAGCGGTTCCGCTCCGCCGCGTGTCGACCGGGGCGGCCGCCGGGGCCGCTGCCGGGGTGGCCGTCGAGGCCTCCGTCGGTGGGGCGTCGGCCGGTGGGGCGGTCGGCAGCGGGCCGGTGGGCAGTGGGGCGTCGGCCGGTGGGCCGGTGGCCGGCGGGCCGGTCGCCACCGCGACGATCCCCGTCCCCAGGAGTTCCACCGCGCCGGGTGAGGGGCGGCGCCCGGGTGAGCCGACGATCCACGACGCATCGGCGCCCGCGTCCGCGCCGGTGCCTGTGTGTGCCCCCGCATCCGCGCCCGCTCCCGTGTCCGCGCCCGCTTCCGTGTCCGCGCCCGCTCTCGTGTCCGCGACCGCGTCCATGCCCGCGACCGCGTCCATGCCCGTGCTCACCCCTGTGTCCGCGCTCCCGGTCGCCGGCGGTGAGGCGGCCCGTACGGCTGAGGGGCCGGTGCCGACCACCTCCGGTACGGCGGGCCCGCGTACCCCCGCCCCCGCTCAACTGCCCCCACCACCCGCCCACTTCACCGGACGAGCCGCCGAGCACCGGGAGCTGCACCAGAGCCTCGCCGAACGGAGGAGCCGGCTCGCGGTGATCAGCGGCATGGCCGGGGTCGGCAAGAGCGCCCTCGCCCTGCACGTGGCCCATGGGCTGCGGGAACGCTTCCCGGACGGCCAGCTGTACGTCAACCTGCACGGCGCCGCTCCCGGTACGGGCCCGCTGACCTCGGCGCAGGCGCTCGCCGCCCTGTTGCGGGACCTCGGCGCCGAGCCCCGCACCATTCCCGAACACCCCGACGCGGCATCCGCTCTGCTCCGCTCGCTGCTCGCCCCCGCCCGTGTCCTGCTGGTGCTGGACGACGCCGCGAGCGCGGCCCAGGTGCGTCCGCTGCTGCCGGCCGGGCCCGGCTGCGCCGTGATCGTCACCAGCCGCTCGCCGCTGACCGCCCTCGACGGCGCCCGGCGGCTGCCGCTCGGCCCGCTGACCGGCGAGGACAGCGCGGCGCTGCTCCGGGCCGTGAGCGGCCGTGCGGGACTGGACGCCGGTCACGCGCTGGTCGAGCTGACCGGCAGGCTTCCGCTGGCGCTGCGGGTCGTCGCCGCCCGGCTGGCGGCCCGCCGTGCGCTCACCCCTGATGCGCTGGCCGGGCAACTCGCCGCCACCGGGGGCCGGCTGCACCACCTGGAGTACGACGACCTCAGCGTCCGCCGCTCCCTCGCGGTGGCGCACGACGCGCTCGCCGCCGCCGACCGCGAGGCGGACCGGGACGCGGCCCTCGTGCTGCGCCGCATCGGAGCCCTCGACCTGCCCAGCTACAGCGCCCCGCTGGTCGCCCGCCTGACCGGCACCGACGCGCGCCGTGCCGAGGCCGCGCTGGACCGGCTGGTCGACGTGGCCCTGCTGGAGGAGACGGCGTTCGGCCGCTACGCCCCGCACGACCTGGTACGGGACTTCGCCCGCGAACTGGCGGACGCCGACGCCCGCCCCGGCACGGCAGCCGCCGGTGGGGATGCAGGCAGGGCACCCGGCTCCGGCCCCGACCGCCGTACGACCCCCGGCTCCGACCGCCGTATGAGCCCCGACCGGCGCACGGGGGTCGACCGGCGCAGGGGCACCGACCGGCGCGGAGGCGACGACCGCCGCACGGACACCGGCAGCCCCACGGGCCAGGACCGCCGCACAGGCATCCCCGCGCCCGCCGGTGAGGAGCACCGAACTGAGACCTCCGCGCCCGCCGGTGAGGAGCGTCTAACTGACGCCTCCGCGCCCGCGGGCCAGAAGCGCCGCGCAGACGCCTCCGCGCCCGCGGGCCAGGACCGCCGAACGGGCATCCCCGCGCCCGCCGGTGAGGAGCGCCGAACTGGCGCCTCCGCGCCTGCCGGTCAGGAGCGCCGCGCAGGCACCTCCGCGCCCGCCGGTGAGGAGCGTCGAACTGACGCCTCCGCGCCCGCCGGTCAGGAGCGCCGAACTGGCGCCTCCGCGCCCGCGGGCCAGGACCGCCGAACGGGCATCCCCGCGCCCGCCGGTGAGGAGCGCCGAACTGACACCTCCGCGCCCGCCGGTGAGGAGCGCCGAACTGGCGCCTCCGCGCCCGCCGGTCAGGAGCGCCGCGCAGGCACCTCCGCGCCCGCGGGCCAGGACCGCCGCCCAGGCATCCCCGCGCCCGCCGGTGAGGAGCGCCGCGCAGGCACCTCCGCGCCCGCGGGCCAGGAGCGCCGAACGGGCATCCCCGCGCCCGCCGGTCAGGAGCGCCGCGCAGGCACCTCCGCGCCCGCCGGTCAGGAGCGCCGAACTGACACCTCCGCGCCCGCCGGTGAGGAGCGCCGCGCCGGCACCTCCGCGGTCGCCGGCCAGGACCGTCGTTCAGGCACCTACACGCCCAGCCTCACCTCCGCAGCCGCGGCCACCCTCACCGCCGGTGCCACGACTGCTCCCGTCCCGGCCGCCGACACCGACTTGGCAGCCCTCCGCTGGTACGCGGCGGCCGCCGAGTGCGTGCTCACCGCCATCGTGGAGCCCGGCCTCGACCAGGAGGACCGCCGGCGGCCCACCTCCGCGCAGCCTCCGGGGCACGCCGCCGACGTGGTGGCGCTGGGTTCCTTCGAGTCCGCGGAGGAGGCCTTCGCCTGGGGGGACGGGGAGCTGGAGAACATCGTCGCGCTGGTGGAGCGCAACGCGGACGGTGCCGACGAGCCGCGCGCCGCCCACCTCTCCCTCCTGGTCAGGCTGTTCTACCCGTACGTGCAGCGCAGCGGGCGGGTCGCCGAGATGGAGGTGCTGGGGCGGGCCGGGCTCGGTGCGGCGCGGCGGCTGGGGGACGCGGCGGCCGAGGCGTACGCCCTGGGCGACCTCTCGGGCCTGCACTTCCTGACCGGGCGGCAGAACGACGCCCTCGCCCTCACCGACCAGGCCCTCGCGATCTGGCGGCGGCTGGGCGCGGTCTCCAGGATCCGGCGCTGCCTGAACAACCGCGGGCTGCTGCTGGAGGGGCTCGGCCGGTTCGAGGAGTCCGGCGAGGCGCTGCGGCAGAGCCTCGGCTACTCCCGGCAGCTGAACGACCCCTACGGGGAGGCGGTCACCCGCAGCCACCTCGGCAACCTCTACGAGCACACCGACCCCCGGGCCGCGATCGAGCAGCACCGGCGCTCGCTGGCGATCGGGGACGCCCTCGGCGCGGTCATCGTGCAGCACTCGGCGCACTGCAACATCGGCTACGCCCACCTCACCCTGGACGAACCGGCGGCCGCCGCCGGGCACTTCGAGGAGAGCCTGCGCATCCTCGGCGGCCACGGCGACTGGCACGGCGAGTCGCAGACGCGGCTCGGGCTGGTCCGGGCGCTGCGGCGGCTGGGCGACGGCGAGCGGGCCGCGCGCGAGTGCGCCGAGCTGCTGAGCCGGGCCGACGCCCGCGCGGACCGTTACATGGGCGGTCTCGCCCGCCACCAGCACGGACTGCTGCTGCGTGAAGAGGGGCGGCGCCCGGAGGCGCGCGACGTCTGGCGCGCGGCCCTCGCGGCCCTGGACGGCACGGACGAGCAGACGGTGATGGAGGAGTTGCGGGAACTGCTGGCCGAGGGTCCGGGCCGGTGA
- a CDS encoding PQQ-dependent sugar dehydrogenase, producing the protein MSRLAQQVLHRVRPGVTAAAAVTAALTAALLQAPGAAAQPASAGGPDGHGDVRQGGAPSGISTLAGKWTFPWGMSFLPKTAKALVTERYTSAVWLQKSDGGRKKVGTVPNTVADDGDATTASGGLLGVAVPPTWNGTTDKDVFFVHTTATGTRVVKMRFDGTSLSGYTVVLGGIKFHSDHNGGAIAFGPDGYLYVTTGDALDKTTPQDKNSLNGKILRITRTGAAAPGNPFGNRVYSYGHRNAEGLAWDSRGRLWEVEIGGSQWDELNLVEKGGNYGWPACEGKCSTAGMKNPKSVWKPEAGGVPSQIAIVNDVIYVSTLRGERLWRLPIDATGKAVGTATSYYSGAYGRLRALAKVPGADQLWLGSSNGPGQDAIYKIDIR; encoded by the coding sequence ATGTCACGTTTGGCGCAGCAGGTGCTGCATCGAGTCCGTCCGGGTGTCACGGCGGCCGCCGCCGTCACCGCCGCGCTGACCGCGGCCCTGCTCCAGGCGCCGGGCGCGGCCGCGCAGCCGGCGTCCGCCGGCGGGCCCGATGGCCACGGTGACGTCCGGCAGGGCGGTGCGCCGTCGGGCATCAGCACCCTGGCCGGCAAGTGGACGTTCCCGTGGGGGATGTCCTTCCTGCCGAAGACGGCGAAGGCGCTGGTGACCGAGCGGTACACGTCCGCGGTGTGGCTGCAGAAGTCCGACGGCGGCAGGAAGAAGGTGGGCACGGTCCCGAACACCGTCGCCGACGACGGCGACGCCACCACCGCGAGCGGCGGGCTGCTGGGCGTGGCGGTCCCGCCGACCTGGAACGGCACGACGGACAAGGACGTGTTCTTCGTCCACACGACCGCCACCGGCACCCGGGTCGTGAAGATGCGCTTCGACGGCACCTCGCTCAGCGGGTACACCGTCGTGCTCGGCGGCATCAAGTTCCACTCGGACCACAACGGCGGCGCCATCGCCTTCGGGCCCGACGGATACCTGTACGTCACCACCGGCGACGCCCTGGACAAGACGACCCCGCAGGACAAGAACTCGCTCAACGGCAAGATTTTGCGCATCACCAGGACCGGCGCCGCGGCACCGGGCAACCCCTTCGGCAACCGGGTGTACAGCTACGGCCACCGCAACGCGGAGGGCCTCGCCTGGGACTCCCGGGGCCGGCTGTGGGAGGTCGAGATCGGCGGCTCCCAGTGGGACGAGCTGAACCTCGTCGAGAAGGGCGGCAACTACGGCTGGCCGGCCTGCGAGGGCAAGTGCTCCACCGCGGGGATGAAGAACCCGAAGTCGGTCTGGAAGCCGGAGGCGGGGGGCGTGCCCTCGCAGATCGCGATCGTCAACGACGTCATCTACGTCTCCACGCTGCGCGGCGAGCGGCTGTGGCGGCTGCCGATCGACGCGACCGGCAAGGCGGTCGGCACGGCGACGTCCTACTACAGCGGCGCCTACGGCCGCCTCCGGGCGCTGGCCAAGGTGCCGGGCGCGGACCAGCTGTGGCTGGGGTCGAGCAACGGCCCTGGCCAGGACGCCATCTACAAGATCGACATCCGCTGA
- a CDS encoding HoxN/HupN/NixA family nickel/cobalt transporter → MTVPTGVPESGPRPAATPTFRWRREDTVRTAGLLAVIVALHVVAFGILFLLVIPRHYEVNTQAFGIGLGVTAYTLGMRHAFDADHIAAIDNTTRKLMADGKRPVSVGFWFALGHSSVVVLMAALVAGGAKLAGTLMNDGSRTHQVLGTVGTTVSGSFLYLIAALNLVALVGIVRVFRAMRSGHYDEAALEAHLDARGFMNRLLGRLTRSIRRPGQMFPLGFLFGIGFDTTTEVLLLALAGNGAAAGLPWYAVLCLPLLFAAGMSLFDTLDGTFMNFAYQWAFSNPVRKVFYNLTITGLSIAVAFFVGTIELVGVLHDKLGLDDGVTGWIAGLDLDNVGYVIVGLFVVVWAVAVGYWRLARAEERWTARAADTG, encoded by the coding sequence ATGACCGTGCCCACAGGCGTGCCCGAGAGCGGGCCCCGGCCCGCCGCCACCCCGACCTTCCGGTGGCGCCGCGAGGACACCGTCCGGACGGCCGGCCTCCTCGCCGTGATCGTCGCGCTGCACGTGGTCGCGTTCGGGATCCTGTTCCTGCTCGTGATCCCGCGTCACTACGAGGTCAACACCCAGGCGTTCGGGATCGGACTGGGTGTCACGGCGTACACGCTCGGCATGCGGCACGCCTTCGACGCGGACCACATAGCCGCGATCGACAACACCACCCGCAAGCTGATGGCCGACGGCAAGCGGCCGGTGTCGGTCGGCTTCTGGTTCGCGCTCGGCCACTCCAGCGTGGTGGTCCTCATGGCCGCGCTGGTCGCGGGCGGCGCCAAGCTCGCCGGCACCCTGATGAACGACGGCTCCCGGACCCACCAGGTGCTCGGCACCGTCGGCACCACGGTCTCCGGCTCCTTCCTGTACCTGATCGCCGCGCTCAACCTCGTGGCCCTGGTGGGCATCGTGCGGGTCTTCAGGGCGATGCGGTCCGGGCACTACGACGAGGCCGCGCTGGAGGCCCACCTCGACGCGCGGGGCTTCATGAACCGGCTGCTCGGCCGGCTCACCCGGTCCATCCGCCGGCCCGGGCAGATGTTCCCGCTCGGCTTCCTCTTCGGGATCGGCTTCGACACGACGACGGAGGTCCTGCTCCTCGCCCTGGCCGGCAACGGGGCCGCCGCCGGGCTGCCGTGGTACGCGGTGCTGTGCCTTCCGTTGCTGTTCGCGGCCGGCATGAGCCTGTTCGACACCCTCGACGGGACCTTCATGAACTTCGCGTACCAGTGGGCGTTCTCCAACCCGGTGCGCAAGGTCTTCTACAACCTCACCATCACCGGCCTGTCCATCGCGGTCGCCTTCTTCGTCGGCACGATCGAGCTGGTCGGCGTCCTGCACGACAAGCTCGGCCTGGACGACGGGGTCACCGGCTGGATAGCGGGACTGGACCTGGACAACGTCGGCTACGTCATCGTCGGCCTGTTCGTGGTCGTCTGGGCCGTGGCCGTCGGCTACTGGCGGCTGGCCAGGGCCGAGGAGCGCTGGACGGCTCGCGCCGCCGACACCGGCTGA
- a CDS encoding glycosyltransferase family 2 protein — MVEPRIAVAVVTMGNRPAEVDALLESVAKQDVAPARIVIVGNGCRLPEYAHRLSLPGEVTTVDVEENLGCPGGRNVALARLRAYGDVDVVVELDDDGLLADADVLRRVRDLYTADPRLGIVGFRIADEHGETQQRHVPRVGKSDPMRGGYVTCFLGGGHALRMAMLAETGDWPAEFFFAHEETDLAWRAADAGWKILYAPELLLRHPRTSPARHAIYYRVNARNRVWLARRRLPLPLIPVHLGVWLLLTLARTRSAAGLRAWFGGFAEGLREPAGERRPMRWRTVWRLTRLGRPPVI, encoded by the coding sequence GTGGTGGAGCCGAGGATCGCGGTCGCCGTGGTGACCATGGGCAACCGGCCCGCCGAGGTCGACGCCCTGCTGGAGTCCGTGGCCAAACAGGACGTCGCCCCCGCCCGGATCGTGATCGTCGGCAACGGCTGCCGGCTGCCCGAGTACGCCCACCGGCTGTCCCTGCCGGGTGAGGTCACCACCGTCGACGTCGAGGAGAACCTGGGCTGCCCGGGCGGGCGCAACGTGGCCCTGGCCCGGCTCCGCGCGTACGGCGACGTCGACGTCGTGGTCGAACTGGACGACGACGGGCTGCTCGCCGACGCCGACGTGCTGCGCCGGGTGCGCGACCTGTACACCGCCGACCCGCGCCTCGGCATCGTCGGCTTCCGGATCGCCGACGAGCACGGCGAGACCCAGCAGCGGCACGTGCCCCGGGTCGGCAAGTCCGATCCGATGCGCGGCGGTTACGTCACCTGCTTCCTCGGCGGCGGCCACGCCCTCCGCATGGCGATGCTGGCCGAGACCGGTGACTGGCCCGCCGAGTTCTTCTTCGCGCACGAGGAGACCGACCTCGCCTGGCGGGCCGCCGATGCCGGCTGGAAGATCCTTTACGCCCCGGAGCTGCTCCTGCGGCACCCCAGGACCTCGCCGGCCCGGCACGCGATCTACTACCGCGTCAACGCCCGCAACCGGGTCTGGCTCGCGCGGCGCCGGCTGCCCCTGCCGCTGATCCCGGTGCACCTCGGCGTGTGGCTGCTGCTCACCCTCGCCCGTACCCGGTCCGCGGCCGGACTGCGGGCCTGGTTCGGCGGGTTCGCGGAGGGGCTGCGGGAGCCGGCGGGCGAGCGGCGGCCCATGCGCTGGCGGACGGTGTGGCGGCTGACCCGGCTCGGACGGCCGCCCGTGATCTGA
- a CDS encoding Clp protease N-terminal domain-containing protein yields MANQPKITASVRLDDLIEAIKKAHVEPLEQLQDAVIAADHLGDVADHLIGHFVDQARRSGASWTDIGRSMGVTRQAAQKRFVPKESADLDLSQGFNRYTPRARNVVMAAHNEAVAARSAEGRPEHLVLGLLAEPDGLAAKAITTQGVLLDSVREAATAALPPAAQDAPELVPYGPEAKKVLELTFREALRLGHNYIGTEHLLLALLEHENGEGVLSGLGLTKEATETFVDRVLAAVLDQKRAEGDAAGGAAGDAAGDAAD; encoded by the coding sequence ATGGCGAACCAACCGAAGATCACGGCATCCGTACGCCTCGACGACCTCATCGAGGCCATCAAGAAGGCCCACGTGGAACCCCTGGAGCAGCTCCAGGACGCGGTGATCGCCGCCGATCACCTCGGCGACGTGGCCGACCACCTGATCGGCCACTTCGTGGACCAGGCCCGCCGCTCGGGCGCTTCCTGGACCGACATCGGCCGCAGCATGGGCGTCACCCGCCAGGCGGCGCAGAAGCGCTTCGTGCCCAAGGAGTCGGCCGACCTCGACCTCAGCCAGGGCTTCAACCGCTACACCCCGCGCGCGCGGAACGTGGTCATGGCCGCCCACAACGAGGCCGTGGCGGCCCGCAGCGCGGAGGGCCGGCCCGAGCACCTGGTCCTCGGCCTGCTGGCCGAGCCTGACGGCCTGGCCGCCAAGGCGATCACCACGCAGGGCGTCCTGCTGGACTCGGTGCGCGAGGCCGCGACCGCCGCGCTCCCGCCGGCCGCGCAGGACGCGCCCGAGCTGGTCCCCTACGGCCCGGAGGCCAAGAAGGTCCTGGAACTCACCTTCCGCGAGGCCCTCCGGCTCGGCCACAACTACATCGGCACCGAACACCTGCTGCTGGCCCTGCTGGAGCACGAGAACGGCGAGGGCGTCCTGAGCGGGCTCGGCCTCACCAAGGAGGCGACGGAGACCTTCGTCGACCGGGTGCTGGCGGCCGTCCTCGACCAGAAGCGGGCGGAGGGCGACGCGGCGGGCGGCGCGGCGGGCGACGCGGCGGGCGACGCGGCGGACTGA